The Noviherbaspirillum saxi genome includes a window with the following:
- a CDS encoding carbohydrate ABC transporter permease, translating to MSKRLTAPILAIYLLLSLLPIYWMLNMSLKTNEEIIGALTMWPSNLTFDNFKTIFTDPSWYDGYINSIIYVAINMVLSVLVALPAAYAFSRYSFLGDKHLFFWLLTNRMTPPAVFLLPFFQLYSTVGLMDTHLAVALAHMVFNVPLAVWILEGFMSGIPKEIDETAYIDGYSFPKFFVKIFLPMIKAGVGVTAFFCFMFSWVELLLARTLTSVNAKPISATMTRTVSAAGMDWGVLAAAGVLTIVPGALVIWFVRHYIAKGFAMGRV from the coding sequence ATGAGCAAACGCCTGACGGCACCCATACTCGCAATCTATCTGCTGCTGTCGCTGCTGCCGATCTACTGGATGCTGAATATGTCGCTCAAGACCAATGAAGAAATCATTGGCGCGCTGACGATGTGGCCCAGCAACCTGACCTTCGACAACTTCAAGACCATCTTCACCGATCCGTCCTGGTATGACGGTTACATCAATTCGATCATTTATGTGGCGATCAATATGGTGTTGTCGGTGCTGGTCGCTTTGCCGGCGGCCTATGCGTTTTCGCGCTATTCCTTCCTTGGGGACAAGCATTTGTTCTTTTGGCTGCTGACCAACCGCATGACGCCGCCGGCGGTGTTCCTGCTGCCATTCTTCCAACTGTATTCGACGGTGGGATTGATGGATACCCACCTCGCGGTGGCGCTGGCGCATATGGTGTTCAACGTGCCGTTGGCGGTCTGGATCCTGGAAGGTTTCATGTCCGGCATACCGAAGGAAATCGATGAAACCGCATATATCGACGGCTACAGTTTCCCGAAATTCTTCGTCAAGATTTTTCTGCCGATGATCAAGGCCGGCGTTGGCGTGACGGCATTCTTTTGCTTCATGTTCAGCTGGGTCGAACTCCTGCTCGCACGCACGCTGACTTCGGTCAATGCCAAGCCGATCTCGGCCACCATGACGCGCACCGTGTCGGCCGCCGGCATGGACTGGGGCGTACTGGCAGCGGCCGGCGTACTGACGATAGTCCCGGGCGCATTGGTGATCTGGTTTGTCCGGCATTACATCGCCAAGGGCTTTGCGATGGGGAGGGTGTGA
- the lpxC gene encoding UDP-3-O-acyl-N-acetylglucosamine deacetylase — protein sequence MLKQRTVKQLVKTVGVGLHSGTKVELTLRPAAPDTGIVFRRVDLDPPVDLPASATGVGDTRMASVLDRDGARVSTVEHLMSACAGLGIDNMYVDVTAEEIPIMDGSAASFVFLLQQAGLQEQNVSKKFIRVKKPVEVREGKGAQEKWARLEPYDGFRLKFFIEFNHPAVDATGQFAEVDFGIESYVKEIARARTFGFMQDVETLRGMGLIRGGSLENAIVMDEYRILNPDGLRYDNEFVRHKILDAIGDLYLIGHPLLASYVAHKSGHTLNNLLLRELLAHPDAYEIVSFDSDDATSPAYVRQTRQEWVFN from the coding sequence ATGCTCAAACAACGCACTGTCAAACAACTTGTCAAAACCGTCGGCGTCGGTTTGCATTCCGGCACCAAGGTGGAACTGACCCTGCGTCCGGCGGCGCCGGATACCGGCATCGTGTTTCGCCGGGTCGATCTCGACCCCCCGGTCGATCTGCCCGCGAGTGCAACCGGCGTAGGCGATACCCGTATGGCATCGGTCCTGGACCGTGACGGTGCGCGAGTGTCGACTGTCGAACATCTGATGTCCGCCTGCGCCGGACTGGGTATCGACAACATGTATGTCGATGTGACAGCCGAAGAAATTCCCATCATGGACGGCTCGGCCGCTTCCTTTGTCTTTCTACTGCAGCAGGCCGGCTTGCAGGAACAAAACGTTTCCAAAAAATTCATCCGCGTCAAGAAACCGGTTGAAGTCCGTGAAGGCAAGGGCGCCCAGGAAAAGTGGGCGCGGCTCGAACCTTACGACGGCTTCCGTCTGAAATTCTTCATCGAATTCAATCACCCTGCAGTCGATGCGACCGGCCAGTTTGCCGAAGTCGACTTCGGCATCGAATCCTATGTGAAGGAAATCGCAAGAGCGCGCACCTTCGGCTTCATGCAGGATGTCGAAACGCTACGCGGGATGGGCCTGATCCGCGGCGGCTCGCTGGAAAATGCGATCGTGATGGATGAATATCGCATCCTGAACCCGGATGGCCTGCGTTACGACAACGAGTTCGTCCGTCACAAGATACTGGATGCCATCGGCGACTTGTATCTGATCGGACATCCCTTGCTTGCAAGTTATGTAGCGCACAAATCGGGTCATACGTTAAATAATCTCTTATTGCGTGAACTGCTCGCGCACCCCGATGCTTACGAAATCGTTAGCTTCGATTCTGACGATGCCACGTCGCCAGCGTATGTGCGGCAAACACGGCAGGAGTGGGTCTTCAATTAG
- a CDS encoding M23 family metallopeptidase has translation MQIILLHPRFNAKSVTLTHWHLALAAFAFVLAVVMAASLMYYLTFRHAAELNIPIVKEALASATQEDVTKKDKYVKENLAAMAMKLGEMQAQLMRLDALGERVQGLAGVKPQEFNFKELPGRGGAEPSSVKQKPISMNEFQQLLDATAKDVEHRADYMNVVETTLMSQKVKSKLLPTIQPVNVSYNASGFGWRLDPFSGRSAFHEGIDFAAATGTSIVAAAGGVVIAAEYHHQFGNMLEIDHGNDMVSRYAHASRLLVKVGDIVKRGQHIADIGSTGRSTGAHLHFEVLVKGVQQDPHKFLAAGADQAKLAALSPK, from the coding sequence ATGCAAATTATCCTGTTGCACCCGCGTTTTAATGCCAAGTCCGTCACACTCACGCATTGGCATCTGGCACTTGCAGCATTTGCATTTGTACTGGCTGTCGTCATGGCGGCTTCTCTCATGTATTACCTGACTTTCCGGCATGCGGCTGAACTGAATATTCCCATCGTCAAAGAAGCGCTGGCCTCGGCCACACAGGAAGACGTCACCAAAAAAGATAAATACGTCAAGGAAAACCTGGCCGCAATGGCCATGAAACTGGGAGAAATGCAGGCGCAGCTCATGCGTCTGGATGCACTCGGCGAACGGGTGCAAGGCCTGGCCGGTGTCAAGCCGCAGGAGTTCAACTTCAAGGAATTGCCGGGCCGTGGCGGTGCAGAACCTTCCAGCGTAAAGCAAAAGCCGATCAGCATGAACGAGTTTCAGCAATTGCTGGACGCGACCGCGAAAGACGTCGAGCATCGCGCCGACTACATGAATGTCGTGGAAACCACGCTCATGAGCCAGAAAGTCAAATCGAAACTCTTGCCCACCATTCAGCCGGTCAATGTCAGTTACAACGCTTCCGGCTTTGGATGGCGGCTCGATCCATTCAGCGGGCGCAGCGCTTTCCATGAAGGAATCGATTTCGCGGCGGCGACCGGTACATCTATCGTGGCCGCTGCCGGTGGGGTAGTGATTGCCGCGGAATACCATCATCAGTTCGGCAATATGCTTGAAATCGATCACGGCAACGATATGGTGAGCCGCTATGCTCACGCGTCGCGCTTGTTGGTCAAGGTCGGCGACATCGTCAAGCGTGGGCAGCATATCGCAGATATCGGTTCCACCGGACGTTCCACCGGCGCGCATCTGCATTTCGAAGTGCTGGTCAAAGGTGTACAGCAAGACCCGCATAAATTCCTGGCCGCTGGCGCCGACCAGGCAAAGCTCGCGGCACTAAGTCCGAAATAA
- the glpK gene encoding glycerol kinase GlpK produces the protein MTQYILALDQGTTSSRAILFDHDGRIHGIAQQEFRQIFPESGWVEHDAGEIWRSQLAVAQQVLKENGVTAEQIAAIGITNQRETVVLWDRATGEPVANAIVWQDHRTAGLCDALREQGKGQVFQQKTGLVIDAYFSGTKLKWLLDQVPGARTRAERGELAFGTVDSWLIFKLCGKHVVDTSNASRTLLFNIHTMQWDEELLALLDIPAGILPQVVPSSGIVGHSAVELLGGAIPIAGIAGDQQAATFGQACHRPGMAKNTYGTGCFMLMNTGKQAIASRNNLLTTVGWTIAGQSDYMLEGSVFNAGAAVQWLRDGLGIIKTSADVEALAQSVPDSGGVFFVPAFAGLGAPYWDAYARGTILGISRGTTAGHIARATLAGIAYQSADVLDAMQRDAEIQLTELRVDGGAARNDLLMQFQADVLGVPVVRPMVTETTALGAAYLAGLAVGYWQSTEEIAAQWKVEKRFEPLMSADERAQRLAQWRRAVQRSQQWLE, from the coding sequence GTGACCCAATACATTCTCGCCCTCGATCAGGGCACGACGAGTTCGCGCGCCATCCTGTTTGATCATGACGGCCGCATTCATGGCATTGCGCAACAAGAGTTTCGTCAGATCTTTCCGGAGTCCGGTTGGGTGGAACATGACGCCGGCGAAATCTGGCGCAGTCAGCTTGCAGTCGCTCAGCAAGTGTTGAAGGAAAACGGCGTGACTGCCGAGCAGATTGCTGCGATCGGCATCACCAACCAGCGCGAGACCGTCGTGTTATGGGATCGCGCAACGGGTGAGCCGGTTGCCAATGCGATCGTCTGGCAAGACCATCGTACTGCCGGGCTGTGCGATGCCCTGCGCGAACAAGGCAAGGGACAGGTATTTCAGCAAAAGACCGGGCTGGTCATCGATGCCTATTTCTCCGGCACCAAATTGAAGTGGCTGCTGGATCAGGTGCCAGGTGCACGCACCCGTGCGGAGCGGGGCGAGCTGGCATTCGGCACCGTCGACTCCTGGCTGATCTTCAAGTTATGCGGCAAGCATGTGGTGGATACCAGTAATGCATCGCGCACCTTGCTGTTCAACATCCACACCATGCAGTGGGATGAGGAATTGCTCGCACTGCTCGACATACCAGCCGGCATACTGCCGCAGGTCGTGCCAAGCAGCGGCATCGTCGGCCATAGCGCAGTCGAACTGCTTGGCGGTGCGATTCCTATCGCCGGCATCGCGGGCGACCAGCAGGCGGCCACATTCGGCCAGGCCTGCCATCGTCCAGGCATGGCGAAGAATACCTATGGCACCGGTTGCTTCATGCTTATGAACACCGGCAAGCAGGCGATCGCTTCGCGCAACAACCTGTTGACGACTGTCGGCTGGACGATCGCCGGCCAGTCCGACTACATGCTGGAAGGCAGCGTATTCAATGCCGGCGCGGCCGTACAGTGGCTGCGCGACGGTCTCGGCATCATCAAGACATCGGCTGACGTAGAAGCGCTTGCGCAATCCGTGCCTGACTCGGGCGGCGTATTTTTTGTGCCGGCCTTTGCCGGTCTCGGCGCACCGTATTGGGATGCGTATGCACGCGGCACAATACTCGGTATCAGTCGCGGTACGACGGCAGGGCATATCGCACGCGCGACGCTGGCCGGCATTGCCTATCAAAGCGCCGATGTGCTCGATGCGATGCAGCGCGATGCAGAGATTCAGTTGACTGAACTGCGCGTCGACGGCGGTGCGGCACGCAATGACTTGCTGATGCAATTCCAGGCCGATGTCCTCGGCGTGCCGGTGGTGCGGCCGATGGTCACCGAAACGACCGCATTGGGTGCGGCTTATCTGGCGGGCTTGGCGGTCGGATATTGGCAATCGACAGAAGAAATCGCTGCACAGTGGAAAGTCGAGAAGCGCTTCGAACCGCTGATGTCGGCCGATGAGCGTGCACAGCGATTGGCGCAATGGCGTCGCGCGGTACAGCGCTCGCAACAATGGCTTGAGTGA
- a CDS encoding ABC transporter ATP-binding protein, translated as MARIELRELAHAYGANPSQPSDYALRPMDMDWDDGGAYALLGPSGCGKTTLLNIISGLVRPSHGRVLFDGKDVTELPPEARNIAQVFQFPVIYDTMTVFDNLAFPLRNRGWKTGDINKRVHQVAEMLELSPDLKHRASGLSVDAKQKISLGRGLVRPDVAAVLFDEPLTVIDPHLKWLLRRKLKEIHHELKLSLIYVTHDQVEALTFADKVVVMTQGEVVQAGSAQELFEEPAHTFVGYFIGNPGMNLLPCSIADGHARIDGSSIALSPSTAAALQGAQGKITLGIRPEFVECEFEQQEGTVPATVNAVRNLGTHYLADFQLGGNAVFAKLRYLTARAGDKVWLRLPPDRTLYYVNDKRVA; from the coding sequence ATGGCCCGTATCGAACTCAGGGAACTGGCGCACGCCTATGGCGCCAATCCGTCGCAGCCCAGCGATTACGCACTGCGCCCGATGGACATGGACTGGGACGATGGCGGCGCCTATGCGTTGCTCGGTCCTTCCGGCTGCGGCAAGACCACGCTGCTCAATATCATTTCCGGCCTGGTGCGTCCTTCGCACGGCCGCGTGCTGTTCGATGGCAAGGATGTCACCGAACTGCCGCCGGAGGCGCGCAATATTGCGCAGGTTTTCCAGTTTCCGGTGATCTACGACACCATGACGGTGTTCGACAATCTCGCTTTCCCGCTGCGCAATCGCGGCTGGAAAACCGGCGACATCAACAAGCGCGTGCATCAGGTCGCGGAAATGCTGGAACTGTCGCCGGACCTCAAGCATCGCGCAAGCGGCCTGTCGGTCGATGCGAAACAAAAGATTTCGCTCGGTCGTGGCCTGGTGCGTCCCGACGTAGCTGCCGTGTTGTTCGACGAGCCTCTGACGGTGATCGATCCGCACCTGAAATGGCTACTGCGTCGCAAGCTCAAGGAAATCCATCACGAGCTCAAGCTCTCGCTGATTTATGTGACGCATGACCAGGTCGAGGCGCTGACTTTCGCCGACAAGGTGGTGGTCATGACGCAGGGCGAGGTCGTGCAGGCAGGTAGCGCGCAGGAATTGTTTGAAGAACCGGCGCATACCTTCGTGGGCTACTTCATCGGCAATCCCGGCATGAACCTGCTGCCATGCTCGATCGCCGATGGACACGCGCGCATTGATGGCAGCAGCATTGCATTGTCTCCTTCCACTGCCGCGGCACTGCAGGGAGCACAGGGCAAGATCACGCTCGGGATCCGCCCCGAATTCGTCGAATGCGAATTCGAACAGCAGGAGGGCACCGTGCCCGCCACCGTGAATGCGGTGCGCAACCTTGGTACGCATTACCTGGCCGACTTCCAGCTGGGCGGAAATGCAGTGTTCGCCAAGCTGCGGTATCTGACAGCGCGTGCGGGTGACAAGGTCTGGCTGCGACTGCCGCCAGACCGCACGCTTTACTACGTCAACGACAAGCGGGTAGCCTGA
- a CDS encoding DUF2160 domain-containing protein, with protein sequence MENTFAWMAWTPPVAIFFTAIVLMLIGMTLWQIRAPTIERKGFLPIPTTRGDRLFIGLLTAAYVNLAWAGLTELQQWMGAVVGFVVLLIVMRWG encoded by the coding sequence ATGGAAAACACGTTTGCATGGATGGCGTGGACACCGCCGGTCGCGATCTTTTTCACCGCGATCGTGTTGATGCTGATCGGGATGACCCTATGGCAGATACGCGCACCGACGATCGAGCGCAAAGGGTTTCTCCCGATTCCGACGACTCGCGGCGACCGGCTGTTCATCGGCTTGCTGACCGCAGCCTACGTCAACCTTGCATGGGCCGGGTTGACCGAACTGCAGCAATGGATGGGTGCGGTAGTTGGGTTTGTTGTCTTGCTGATTGTGATGCGCTGGGGTTGA
- a CDS encoding ABC transporter substrate-binding protein translates to MRLKLTVLAAAAMLASGASWADMKAAEKWVDQEFQPSTLSKQQQLDEMKWFIAAADKLKAKGIKEINVVSETIDTHVYESKTLAKAFTEITGITVKHDLIQEGDVVEKLQTSMQSGKSIYDGWISDSDLIGTHYRYGAVEPLSDYMAGKGKDFTNPNLDIKDFIGTSFTTAPDGKLYQLPDQQFANLYWFRADLFERKDLKDKFKAKYGYELGVPVNWSAYEDIANFFTNDVKEIDGKKIYGHMDYGKKDPSLGWRFTDAWLSMAGTADKGIPNGLPVDEWGIRVADDKCTPVGASVSRGGATNSPAAVYALTKYVDWMKKYAPPQANGMTFSEAGPVPGQGEIAQQIFWYTAFTAPMTKAAAVINQDGTPKWRMAPGPHGPYWKDGMQNGYQDVGSWTFFKSTPDDRKAAAWLYAQFVNAKTTSLKKSIVGLTFVRDSDIRHDYFTKNAAKYGGLVEFYRSPARVAWTPTGTNVPDYPKLAQLWWKNVATAVTGEKTPQAAMDNLAEEMDQVMARLQRAGMKACAPKLNAKGDPNKYLSDTGAPWKKLAEEKPKGETIAYDKLLQAWKEGRVK, encoded by the coding sequence ATGAGACTGAAACTGACGGTACTAGCGGCTGCAGCAATGTTGGCCTCAGGTGCATCATGGGCCGATATGAAGGCAGCCGAAAAATGGGTGGATCAAGAATTCCAGCCATCCACGCTGAGCAAACAGCAGCAGCTCGATGAAATGAAATGGTTCATCGCGGCAGCGGACAAACTCAAGGCCAAAGGCATCAAGGAAATCAACGTGGTATCGGAAACCATCGATACCCATGTCTATGAATCCAAGACCCTGGCCAAGGCGTTTACCGAAATCACCGGCATCACGGTCAAGCACGACCTGATCCAGGAAGGCGACGTCGTCGAAAAACTGCAGACCTCCATGCAGTCCGGCAAGAGCATCTATGACGGCTGGATTTCCGACTCCGACCTCATCGGTACCCACTATCGCTATGGCGCGGTCGAGCCGCTGTCTGATTACATGGCCGGCAAGGGCAAGGATTTCACCAATCCGAACCTGGACATCAAGGATTTCATCGGCACCAGCTTCACAACCGCGCCTGACGGCAAGCTGTACCAGCTGCCCGACCAGCAGTTCGCCAACCTGTACTGGTTCCGCGCCGACCTGTTCGAGCGCAAGGACTTGAAGGACAAATTCAAGGCTAAGTACGGCTATGAACTCGGCGTGCCGGTCAACTGGTCCGCTTATGAGGATATCGCCAACTTCTTCACCAACGATGTGAAGGAAATCGATGGCAAGAAGATCTACGGTCACATGGACTATGGCAAGAAGGACCCGTCGCTCGGCTGGCGCTTTACCGATGCCTGGCTATCGATGGCAGGTACCGCCGACAAGGGTATTCCGAACGGCTTGCCGGTTGACGAATGGGGCATCCGCGTTGCCGACGACAAGTGCACACCGGTAGGCGCGTCGGTATCGCGCGGCGGTGCCACCAATTCGCCGGCCGCGGTATATGCACTGACCAAGTACGTGGACTGGATGAAGAAGTATGCGCCGCCGCAAGCGAACGGCATGACTTTCTCCGAAGCCGGTCCGGTGCCGGGCCAGGGTGAAATCGCGCAGCAGATCTTCTGGTACACGGCATTCACCGCGCCGATGACCAAGGCTGCCGCGGTCATCAATCAGGACGGCACACCGAAGTGGCGCATGGCGCCTGGCCCGCATGGCCCGTACTGGAAAGACGGTATGCAGAACGGCTATCAGGACGTCGGTTCATGGACGTTCTTCAAGTCGACGCCGGATGATCGGAAGGCTGCTGCCTGGCTGTATGCGCAGTTCGTGAATGCGAAGACGACCTCGCTGAAGAAATCCATCGTCGGCCTGACCTTTGTGCGCGACTCCGATATCCGTCACGACTACTTCACCAAGAATGCGGCCAAGTACGGCGGCCTGGTCGAGTTCTACCGCAGCCCGGCACGCGTCGCATGGACGCCGACCGGCACCAACGTTCCGGATTATCCGAAGCTGGCGCAGCTGTGGTGGAAGAATGTCGCGACTGCGGTCACCGGCGAAAAGACTCCGCAGGCAGCGATGGATAATCTGGCCGAGGAAATGGACCAGGTGATGGCCCGTCTGCAGCGTGCCGGCATGAAGGCATGCGCACCCAAGCTCAATGCCAAGGGCGATCCGAACAAGTATCTGTCGGATACCGGCGCGCCATGGAAGAAGCTTGCGGAAGAAAAGCCGAAGGGTGAAACCATTGCCTACGACAAGCTGCTGCAGGCATGGAAAGAAGGGCGTGTGAAGTAA
- a CDS encoding carbohydrate ABC transporter permease: MKTYNNRAWFLILPVILCVAFSAILPLMTIVNYSVQDILSPSQSVFVGTEWFKLVMRDSELHGALYRQMLFSLSVLAIQIPLGILIALTMPAQGWKASLSLVLIALPLLIPWNVVGTIWQIFGRGDIGLLGYGVNSLGVNYNYTGDSIDAWVTVLVMDIWHWTPLVVLLCYAGLRAIPDAYYQAARIDGASRWAVFRFIQLPKLRNVLMIAVLLRFMDSFMIYTEPFVLTGGGPGNATTFLSQYLTQKAVGQFDLGPAAAFSLIYFLIILLFCFLLYNWMQRVGTGDQK, encoded by the coding sequence ATGAAAACCTATAACAACCGCGCGTGGTTCCTGATCCTGCCCGTGATTCTGTGCGTGGCATTTTCCGCCATCCTGCCTTTGATGACGATCGTCAACTATTCGGTGCAGGATATTCTCAGTCCGTCGCAGAGCGTGTTCGTCGGCACCGAATGGTTCAAGCTGGTGATGCGCGACAGCGAATTGCACGGCGCGCTTTATCGGCAGATGCTGTTCTCATTGTCGGTGCTCGCGATCCAGATTCCGCTCGGCATCCTGATTGCGCTGACCATGCCGGCGCAGGGGTGGAAAGCGTCATTGTCGCTGGTGCTGATCGCGCTGCCGCTGCTGATTCCCTGGAACGTAGTCGGTACCATCTGGCAGATCTTTGGCCGTGGCGATATCGGCCTGCTCGGCTATGGCGTCAACAGTCTCGGCGTCAACTACAACTACACAGGCGATTCGATCGACGCGTGGGTTACCGTGCTGGTGATGGATATCTGGCACTGGACGCCACTGGTGGTGTTGCTGTGCTATGCCGGCTTGCGTGCGATACCGGACGCATATTACCAGGCGGCGCGTATCGATGGCGCGTCGCGCTGGGCGGTATTCCGCTTCATCCAGTTGCCCAAGCTGCGCAATGTGCTGATGATCGCGGTGCTGCTGCGCTTCATGGATAGCTTCATGATTTATACCGAGCCCTTCGTGCTGACTGGCGGCGGTCCCGGCAATGCGACGACTTTCCTGTCGCAATACCTGACGCAAAAGGCGGTCGGCCAGTTCGACCTTGGTCCGGCTGCGGCATTTTCCCTGATTTATTTCCTGATCATCCTGCTGTTCTGCTTCCTGCTGTACAACTGGATGCAACGCGTCGGCACGGGAGACCAAAAATGA
- a CDS encoding DciA family protein produces the protein MAALLPAITRMAALQQDCSAILPAMFDACSVIQFEAGQLVLSTPNAALAAKLKQQLPKLQEALLQRGWQVNAIRIKVQVRKLVEKAKPVKQLKLPPQAVSALASLTEALDDSPRNQALKDALSAMVNRHRRAR, from the coding sequence ATGGCTGCACTATTGCCGGCCATCACGCGGATGGCTGCCTTGCAGCAAGATTGCTCGGCGATTTTGCCCGCGATGTTTGATGCATGTTCGGTCATTCAGTTCGAGGCGGGACAACTTGTTTTATCGACACCGAATGCCGCCCTCGCCGCGAAACTGAAACAACAATTGCCTAAGTTGCAAGAAGCACTATTGCAACGGGGCTGGCAGGTTAACGCAATACGTATCAAAGTGCAAGTTAGGAAGCTTGTCGAAAAGGCAAAGCCAGTGAAGCAACTAAAACTTCCTCCACAAGCGGTCTCGGCGCTTGCTTCACTGACTGAGGCGCTGGATGATTCGCCGCGCAATCAGGCATTGAAAGATGCCTTGAGCGCCATGGTGAATCGTCATCGACGCGCACGCTGA